A single window of Actinoallomurus bryophytorum DNA harbors:
- a CDS encoding IS3 family transposase, translated as MKTDLIHHRAWPTRHELETEVFSYIEGFYNRYQHSALNYLSPIQYEQSRQEQQTLHEIRRTPGGGCFKTSRGRVPPRYGNSVRR; from the coding sequence GTGAAGACCGACCTCATCCACCACCGAGCCTGGCCCACCCGCCACGAACTTGAAACCGAGGTTTTCTCCTACATCGAGGGGTTCTACAACCGCTACCAGCACTCGGCCTTGAACTACCTCAGCCCCATCCAGTACGAACAATCCCGCCAAGAGCAACAGACCCTGCACGAGATCCGGCGTACCCCAGGCGGGGGTTGCTTCAAGACGTCAAGAGGTCGCGTACCGCCACGCTACGGGAATTCCGTCCGCCGTTAG
- a CDS encoding HNH endonuclease family protein codes for MLRKPDFQRETANWSPEKVAELVGSFLEGDLIPSVILWRSTISGNIFVIDGAHRLSALIAWVHDDYGDRHTSIRFFDSNIPQEQQKAAQATRDLIRESVGSYSELSLALRNSDTTPKERLRLARNLSAFAINLQWVAGEAEKAESSFFKINQQATPIDDTELDMIKARRKPNALAARAFIRAGTGHKYWSAFDESVQSDIEKLAKEVYDLIFKPDLDSQIKTSDLPVAGRGYSADSVKMVFELVNFVNDFEPEMWRDESSKRKRKGSPLRRLDDDMDGHATIRCMRAVKRAASRIAGKDPASLGLHPAVYFYSATGRFQPAAFLAAIAFIKDLEQRRAVAKFTDIRAGFEDFLIRYKYFLNQIVQKYGSLQRSVPPILTMHKSLYQALQEGLTEHDAIERLKSQSPLRSSLKVTTEEDKRHGRNFSAETKNSIVIKNIIESAPKCAICGARLNLRSMTFDHILRREDGGTGAPDNAQLSHPYCNSGYKEGAHAAETRL; via the coding sequence GTGCTGCGCAAGCCGGATTTTCAACGTGAGACGGCAAACTGGTCACCCGAAAAGGTGGCTGAACTTGTCGGCAGTTTCCTTGAAGGTGACCTAATTCCATCAGTCATTCTCTGGCGTTCCACAATCAGTGGAAATATCTTTGTCATTGACGGCGCCCATCGGCTCAGTGCGCTCATTGCTTGGGTTCATGACGATTACGGCGACAGGCACACTTCCATTCGCTTCTTCGACAGCAATATTCCCCAAGAACAGCAGAAAGCCGCTCAAGCCACCCGCGATCTAATCCGGGAGAGTGTCGGCTCATATAGCGAGCTAAGCCTTGCGCTTCGAAATTCAGACACGACCCCTAAGGAACGGCTGCGGCTTGCACGAAACCTAAGTGCCTTCGCAATCAATCTGCAATGGGTGGCCGGCGAGGCCGAGAAGGCTGAGAGCTCATTTTTCAAGATCAATCAGCAGGCCACGCCGATCGACGATACCGAGTTGGACATGATCAAGGCTCGGCGCAAGCCGAATGCGCTCGCGGCGCGTGCGTTCATCCGAGCTGGGACGGGGCACAAGTACTGGTCCGCGTTCGACGAGTCAGTGCAGTCCGACATCGAGAAGCTTGCGAAAGAGGTCTATGACCTCATCTTCAAGCCGGATCTCGATTCTCAGATCAAGACCTCCGATCTACCCGTAGCAGGGAGGGGCTATTCGGCCGACAGTGTTAAGATGGTCTTCGAGCTTGTCAACTTCGTGAACGATTTCGAGCCCGAGATGTGGCGCGATGAAAGTTCGAAGCGAAAGCGCAAGGGCTCGCCCCTCAGGAGGCTTGATGATGACATGGATGGCCACGCCACCATAAGATGCATGCGAGCTGTAAAGAGGGCCGCGAGTCGAATCGCCGGGAAGGATCCTGCATCACTAGGGTTGCATCCAGCGGTCTATTTCTACAGTGCCACAGGCCGCTTCCAGCCGGCAGCCTTTCTCGCGGCAATAGCCTTCATAAAGGATCTGGAGCAGCGGCGGGCGGTGGCCAAGTTCACCGATATCCGGGCTGGCTTTGAGGATTTTCTGATCAGGTACAAATACTTCCTCAATCAGATCGTACAGAAGTATGGCAGCTTGCAGCGCTCGGTGCCACCGATACTTACGATGCACAAAAGCTTGTATCAGGCCCTACAAGAGGGATTGACCGAGCATGATGCGATAGAGCGACTCAAGAGCCAGTCACCCCTCAGGTCATCGCTGAAGGTAACGACCGAGGAAGACAAGCGTCACGGAAGAAATTTTTCGGCCGAGACTAAAAATTCGATAGTCATCAAGAACATCATTGAGTCTGCACCTAAGTGTGCAATCTGTGGTGCGAGGCTAAATCTTAGGTCGATGACTTTCGATCATATTCTAAGGCGAGAAGATGGCGGCACGGGAGCGCCTGATAATGCGCAGCTCTCACACCCATATTGCAATTCGGGCTACAAGGAGGGGGCCCACGCTGCCGAGACCAGGCTCTGA
- the deoC gene encoding deoxyribose-phosphate aldolase, which yields MSTETLTGAELRRFLHGLPGVDQVGAEERAARLATRSIKKSAKAEAIDLAISMVDLTTLEGADTPGKVRALCAKGMHPDPGDVSVPKVAAICVYSDLVAEAVRTLGDSGVAVASVATAFPSGRSPLEAKLADTRQAVQDGAAEIDMVIDRGAFLAGDYDKVHDEIVATKAECGEAHLKVILETGELVTYDNVRRASWLAMMAGADFIKTSTGKMSPAATPPVTLVMLEAVRDFRARTGRQVGVKAAGGIRTTKDAIKYLVLVNETAGPDWLTPEWFRIGASSLLNDLLMQRRKLTTGVYAGPDYFTLD from the coding sequence GTGTCAACGGAGACTCTCACCGGCGCCGAGCTGCGCCGCTTCCTGCACGGCCTGCCGGGCGTCGACCAGGTCGGTGCCGAGGAGCGGGCCGCACGCCTCGCCACGCGGTCGATCAAAAAGTCGGCCAAGGCGGAGGCGATCGACCTCGCCATCTCCATGGTGGACCTGACGACCCTCGAAGGCGCCGACACCCCGGGCAAGGTACGCGCACTGTGCGCGAAGGGAATGCACCCCGACCCGGGCGACGTGAGCGTGCCCAAGGTCGCCGCGATCTGCGTCTACTCCGACCTCGTCGCCGAGGCCGTACGCACGCTCGGGGACAGCGGTGTCGCGGTGGCCAGTGTCGCGACGGCCTTTCCCTCCGGGCGCTCGCCGCTGGAGGCCAAGCTCGCCGACACCCGGCAGGCCGTCCAGGACGGCGCGGCCGAGATCGACATGGTGATCGACCGGGGTGCCTTCCTGGCCGGCGACTACGACAAGGTCCACGATGAGATCGTCGCGACCAAGGCCGAGTGCGGCGAGGCGCATCTGAAGGTCATCCTGGAGACCGGCGAGCTGGTCACCTACGACAACGTACGCCGGGCGTCCTGGCTCGCCATGATGGCCGGGGCCGACTTCATCAAGACCTCCACGGGCAAGATGAGCCCGGCCGCGACGCCGCCGGTCACGCTGGTGATGCTGGAGGCCGTACGCGACTTCCGCGCCCGTACGGGCCGCCAGGTCGGCGTCAAGGCAGCGGGCGGTATCCGTACGACCAAGGACGCGATCAAGTACCTCGTGCTGGTCAACGAGACCGCCGGACCGGACTGGCTGACGCCCGAGTGGTTCCGGATCGGGGCGTCCTCGCTCCTCAACGACCTGCTGATGCAGCGTCGCAAGCTCACGACCGGCGTGTACGCGGGTCCCGACTACTTCACTCTGGACTGA
- a CDS encoding class I SAM-dependent methyltransferase, protein MQGETRAHYDRLADTYDENWAYSPEFIRWMTKCIVDRLSVDTDDRVADIGCGTGLYARGLAERAGRVACVDPSAKMLEQLPAGDAYFPVQASAEQIASGDVRLPYDRLDVILVKEAIHHVDDRQGVLHGLAGLLADGGRLLVVMLPVSIEYPLFADALALFEQVQPDPEDVAAAMRRHGLRTELTYESFPLSFTKTKYLAMVRSRYMSLLSNFTDEQIERGIEQIDQRHEEERLSFPDRFAFVLGTRV, encoded by the coding sequence GTGCAGGGTGAAACGCGGGCTCACTACGACCGGCTTGCGGACACATATGACGAGAACTGGGCATACAGCCCTGAGTTCATCCGCTGGATGACCAAGTGCATCGTCGACCGGCTCAGCGTCGATACCGATGACCGAGTGGCTGACATCGGATGTGGCACTGGACTGTACGCGCGAGGTCTCGCCGAGCGCGCGGGCCGAGTGGCGTGCGTCGATCCATCGGCGAAGATGCTGGAGCAGCTTCCCGCAGGAGATGCGTATTTCCCGGTGCAGGCGTCTGCGGAACAGATCGCATCCGGCGACGTTCGGCTGCCGTACGACCGGCTCGACGTAATCCTGGTCAAGGAGGCCATCCATCACGTAGACGACCGCCAAGGCGTCCTGCACGGTCTTGCCGGGTTACTGGCGGACGGGGGCCGTCTGCTCGTCGTGATGCTCCCGGTCAGCATCGAGTATCCGCTTTTCGCCGACGCCCTGGCACTCTTTGAGCAGGTCCAACCAGATCCGGAGGACGTCGCGGCGGCCATGCGCAGGCACGGCCTGCGGACCGAACTTACCTACGAGTCGTTTCCGCTTTCGTTCACCAAGACGAAGTACCTGGCGATGGTCCGTAGTCGATACATGTCGCTGTTGTCGAACTTCACCGATGAGCAGATAGAACGCGGGATCGAGCAAATCGATCAGCGCCACGAGGAGGAGCGCCTCAGCTTCCCGGATCGCTTCGCCTTCGTTCTTGGGACACGAGTATGA
- a CDS encoding LLM class flavin-dependent oxidoreductase, whose product MPRPWEDGAERRLYRDALEQVEIADRVGFDYVWEVEHHFLEEYSHSSAPEVFLAAASQRTRNIRLGHGIVQVPPPVNHPARVVERVATLDLVSDGRVDLGTGEASSMAELGGFGVPRGEKRAMWEDAMEALARMFVEEPFAGWDSKYLRMPPRNVIPKSLQKPHPPFWVACSRRETIHFAGRKGIGALSFSFTEPEDAGVWVEEYYRLLASEECVPAGFAVNPNVAVVLPMMCHEDEATAIERGIDGAHFFGFALAHYYGTSPHEPGRTSVWDDFVSHREAQGFSREVISADDAPLGVRVTRRGTGSLRGAIGTPAQVAELVRRYEAVGVDQIIFVLQAGPNKHEHICESLELFGEQVIPRFAEGREEKEREKAERLAPAVEAALARRDPPRRQAPYRIDEAAELAHARRTVPTGDRTLGDLLTAGRQALRAKGRRAFARFVSARSDDELERGFGPAAQRAFFAAMVRAFDPETAMGFKGEIEFRLRRAGVETPWTIEITGDRARVRPGAAEDAIIGIRGGVADFLRLVAGEAQPPALVLEGRLEIDGDLAIAPRIGEMFGGPSPY is encoded by the coding sequence TTGCCGCGGCCGTGGGAGGACGGGGCGGAGAGGCGGCTCTACCGGGACGCGCTCGAGCAGGTGGAGATCGCCGATCGGGTCGGGTTCGACTACGTCTGGGAGGTCGAGCACCACTTCCTCGAGGAGTACTCGCACTCCAGTGCCCCCGAGGTCTTCCTCGCCGCCGCCTCGCAGCGGACCAGGAACATCCGGCTCGGGCATGGGATCGTTCAGGTTCCGCCGCCCGTCAATCATCCGGCTCGGGTGGTGGAGCGGGTGGCGACGCTCGATCTCGTCTCCGACGGGCGGGTCGACCTCGGGACCGGGGAGGCCAGTTCGATGGCCGAGCTCGGCGGGTTCGGCGTGCCGCGGGGAGAGAAGCGTGCCATGTGGGAGGACGCCATGGAGGCGCTCGCCCGGATGTTCGTCGAAGAGCCCTTTGCCGGGTGGGATTCGAAGTATCTGCGGATGCCGCCCCGCAACGTGATCCCCAAATCCCTGCAGAAGCCGCATCCCCCCTTCTGGGTGGCCTGCTCGCGGCGCGAGACCATCCACTTCGCGGGGCGCAAGGGGATCGGGGCGTTGTCCTTCTCCTTCACCGAGCCGGAGGACGCCGGTGTCTGGGTGGAGGAGTACTACCGCCTGCTGGCATCCGAAGAATGCGTCCCCGCCGGCTTCGCGGTGAATCCGAACGTCGCGGTCGTGCTGCCGATGATGTGCCATGAGGACGAGGCCACGGCGATCGAGCGCGGCATCGACGGTGCGCACTTCTTCGGGTTCGCGCTCGCCCACTACTACGGGACCTCGCCCCATGAGCCCGGCCGTACGAGCGTCTGGGACGACTTCGTAAGCCATCGCGAGGCGCAGGGGTTCTCCCGGGAGGTCATCAGTGCCGACGACGCCCCGCTCGGGGTACGCGTCACGCGGCGGGGGACCGGGTCGCTGCGTGGTGCGATCGGTACGCCGGCGCAGGTCGCCGAGCTCGTCCGGCGGTACGAGGCGGTCGGGGTCGATCAGATCATCTTTGTGCTGCAGGCGGGGCCCAACAAGCACGAGCACATCTGCGAGAGCCTGGAGCTCTTCGGCGAACAGGTCATCCCGCGGTTCGCCGAGGGGCGGGAGGAGAAGGAGCGGGAAAAGGCGGAACGGCTGGCGCCCGCGGTCGAGGCGGCTCTGGCGCGCCGGGATCCGCCACGGCGGCAGGCCCCGTACCGCATCGACGAGGCCGCCGAACTGGCCCACGCCAGGCGTACCGTGCCCACCGGCGACAGGACACTCGGCGATCTCCTGACGGCCGGCCGTCAGGCTCTGCGGGCGAAAGGGCGGCGCGCGTTCGCGCGGTTCGTCTCCGCACGCTCCGATGACGAGCTCGAACGCGGGTTCGGGCCGGCCGCCCAGCGGGCCTTCTTCGCCGCCATGGTCCGCGCCTTCGACCCGGAGACGGCCATGGGGTTCAAGGGTGAGATCGAGTTCCGGCTCCGCCGTGCGGGCGTGGAGACGCCGTGGACCATCGAGATCACCGGGGACCGGGCGCGGGTACGGCCGGGCGCGGCCGAGGACGCGATCATCGGCATCCGCGGCGGTGTCGCGGACTTTCTCAGGCTGGTGGCCGGCGAGGCGCAGCCGCCCGCGCTCGTGCTCGAGGGCCGGCTGGAGATCGACGGAGATCTCGCGATCGCTCCGCGAATCGGGGAGATGTTCGGCGGCCCGTCGCCCTACTAG
- a CDS encoding SUMF1/EgtB/PvdO family nonheme iron enzyme — MLDALGDIQRLRNRSAHDGYEIAEEDGLTAVRRLLDVLVWFAGTGSAALTGDVPRLAPLVAKKAEFLAGLYLTLGFRPAKRFELSAHTVYQLFSREIGLRTEYVELLLTRRIGELRQVLESTGGELLQTRLPKLTRFLVVDETDAEAEAFEDYRVVTYDRFMDTVVDLETHLDTVTEAHPALDAVPAQERLPLSADLLTTDERSNEMTLSRLGDAMNLLSEVALTGGNLLVVGRSGSGKSTLLKRLVAAGRESNVRRYRFYFDMSLKRKDESFEDFVIRTLADCMAVETSRVFDVFHYFARSGSVVCALDGIDEAVSETTLTGFLDLFAELSEILSADSAVIMSSRVSFLEDSPEVRRLLDGSALMSEKLVQHLHAQGVDPLKIPRFSVLRMHDIERGEGEADSSPLELRLSAMLGMAAPLPELLWTHLERVTAAASLSEKFPGVVEYFGGAALQGHTTFTLIDVFNALGIDCFEGDQLTFEAFKLGALFRPVDDGRIAFRHSAYQELLSAEHLRHDRSAAGRLLSEQTRAFLHYRSRHDSGAEDCILEAGTYVVGPSHHLMLRTVDRPVRFDRHAVTVGRYKRFLAAVEPEGSSQWDHPEMPPEQTHQPWRDRLAIPDYYENAAYEDHPAVCVNWWNAYAFARFEGKRLPTSLEWEAAARGHDGRLFPWGDDVDLDAVNCADTWSGRPLVTYEVWKEELDRGGLRDATRVPVDAYPHNTSPFGIRQMVGNIWELTSTVIEETGDIVMCGGSYDNPFRAVLASSKGLYRRRGASNVVGFRCVEDLG, encoded by the coding sequence GTGCTCGACGCGCTGGGCGACATCCAGCGGCTGCGGAACCGATCCGCGCACGACGGCTATGAGATCGCCGAAGAGGACGGCCTGACCGCCGTACGCCGGCTGCTCGATGTCCTGGTCTGGTTCGCTGGTACGGGCAGCGCCGCACTGACCGGCGATGTGCCCCGACTCGCACCGCTCGTGGCGAAGAAGGCCGAGTTTCTAGCGGGGCTCTATCTGACGCTGGGTTTCCGGCCGGCCAAGCGCTTCGAGTTGTCCGCACACACGGTCTACCAGTTGTTCAGTCGGGAGATCGGCCTGCGGACCGAGTACGTGGAGCTGCTGTTGACCCGGCGTATCGGGGAACTCCGTCAGGTGCTGGAGAGCACGGGCGGAGAACTGCTACAGACCCGGCTGCCCAAACTCACCCGATTCCTCGTCGTGGACGAGACAGACGCAGAGGCCGAAGCGTTCGAGGACTATCGGGTCGTCACCTACGACCGGTTCATGGACACCGTCGTGGACCTGGAAACCCATCTCGACACGGTGACCGAAGCGCATCCGGCGCTCGACGCCGTACCCGCGCAGGAGCGTCTCCCGCTCTCAGCAGATCTGCTGACCACGGACGAGCGCTCGAACGAGATGACGCTGTCCCGCCTGGGCGACGCGATGAATCTGCTCTCCGAGGTGGCTTTGACAGGCGGGAATCTCCTGGTTGTCGGCCGCTCGGGCAGCGGGAAGAGCACGCTGCTCAAGCGTCTGGTCGCGGCCGGCCGCGAATCGAATGTACGGCGCTACCGCTTCTACTTCGATATGAGCCTCAAGCGCAAGGACGAGAGCTTCGAAGACTTCGTCATCCGTACGCTCGCCGACTGCATGGCGGTCGAGACATCACGGGTCTTCGACGTCTTTCACTACTTCGCCCGCTCCGGGTCGGTGGTGTGCGCGCTTGACGGCATTGACGAGGCCGTATCCGAGACCACCCTGACCGGGTTCCTGGACCTGTTCGCCGAACTGTCAGAGATTTTGTCTGCTGACTCCGCGGTCATCATGAGTTCCCGCGTGTCGTTCCTGGAAGATTCCCCCGAGGTACGCCGGTTGCTCGACGGATCGGCGCTGATGTCGGAGAAACTCGTCCAGCACCTGCATGCCCAGGGCGTCGACCCCCTGAAGATCCCGCGGTTCTCGGTCCTGCGCATGCACGACATCGAACGCGGCGAGGGGGAAGCCGACAGCTCGCCGCTCGAACTGCGTCTGTCCGCCATGCTCGGCATGGCGGCGCCATTGCCTGAGCTGTTGTGGACTCACCTCGAACGGGTGACGGCCGCCGCGTCTCTCTCTGAGAAGTTCCCCGGTGTCGTCGAGTACTTCGGCGGCGCGGCGCTACAGGGCCACACCACATTCACGCTGATCGACGTGTTCAATGCCCTGGGCATCGACTGCTTCGAGGGTGATCAATTGACCTTCGAGGCGTTCAAGTTAGGGGCCTTGTTCCGGCCCGTTGACGACGGACGAATCGCGTTCCGTCACTCCGCTTATCAGGAACTGCTCAGCGCCGAACACCTCAGGCACGACCGCAGCGCCGCCGGTCGGCTGCTGTCGGAACAGACACGCGCGTTCCTGCACTATCGGTCCCGACACGACAGCGGAGCCGAAGATTGCATCTTGGAAGCCGGAACGTATGTGGTCGGCCCGAGCCATCACCTGATGCTCAGGACCGTCGACAGGCCCGTACGCTTCGACCGGCACGCGGTCACCGTGGGGCGCTACAAGCGGTTCCTCGCCGCCGTCGAACCCGAGGGATCCAGCCAGTGGGATCACCCGGAGATGCCGCCCGAGCAGACCCATCAGCCCTGGCGGGACCGGCTGGCCATACCGGACTACTACGAGAACGCCGCTTACGAGGATCACCCGGCGGTCTGCGTCAACTGGTGGAACGCATACGCGTTCGCACGCTTCGAGGGGAAACGCCTGCCCACCTCTTTGGAATGGGAGGCCGCCGCCCGCGGCCACGACGGACGCCTGTTCCCCTGGGGCGATGACGTCGACCTGGACGCCGTCAACTGCGCCGACACCTGGAGCGGACGGCCACTGGTCACGTACGAGGTATGGAAGGAAGAACTCGACCGTGGCGGCCTTCGCGATGCGACCCGCGTGCCCGTCGACGCGTACCCGCACAATACGTCGCCGTTTGGAATCCGCCAGATGGTCGGCAATATATGGGAGCTGACCTCCACCGTCATCGAGGAGACCGGCGACATCGTGATGTGCGGCGGCTCCTACGACAACCCCTTCCGCGCCGTCCTCGCATCTTCCAAGGGGCTGTACCGCCGCCGGGGCGCCAGCAACGTCGTCGGCTTCCGCTGTGTGGAGGATCTCGGATGA
- a CDS encoding leucine-rich repeat domain-containing protein yields MESGKMAMVERRITFAARYRSTSLNLAGLDLTALPESIGNLTTLNTLDLSGNQLTVLPASIFNITGLRSIKLQKNSLSVLPSSIGKLTKLHTLELKSNRLRTLPDSIGKLGSLRLLQLQDNQLSELPDSIVNLARLTNFNVSNNQVAALPTAIGRLTKLRTFQLQANQLSALPHSMVNLTSLTNLDLSDNQLTALPEFFDKLTRLNFLQLQRNQLHVLPESIGHLVALSHLDAEDNQLNKLPESIGSLTSLRSLQLQGNELRTLPESIGHLTLLTRLNLSENRLDTLPESIGNLISLRSLQIQKNHLRTLPVSIGNLSELTSLHWHENDLVFPPREVQALGTTGLQAFLRSLWAEASEQWVSKMLVVGEAAVGKTSVTKVLCGLPYDPSEPQTHGVHVDPLVLTHPSRSKIKMRLSVWDFGGQLEYRATQRFYLSDRSLFVLVWNSRRGWRVGGQIEEWLQAISTVAPSSPVFVVATHAAESVVDLDEVDLQRRYPRIVGFARVDCSDGTGIGELRERLAAQAALLPLMGQRWPDAWTRAADALSSEDRRHISVSRCDQLMEAVGVDDAQMRAIIRAALHDRGEILHFPYDPELADTVILQPAWVDTMITRVLDSQEIVDRGGLLSREHRAQLWRDIDDAGLREMLTALMERFDLAYRVDASGHSDIALVVERLPAGAPTRLPAGWDNALDQPGASQVQVRYKLESRQAGIPSWFIAREHRFTTGTAWSRGVLLQYRGQTIPAWALLTDDGMAQPTVTLTVRGRAPYAFFSILDEGFTGTIKERYPGLRPRRMIPCICSPTTTPCEHEFDGSDAQRALDHGFPLQCPKTFTMVDVRSLLLGLRPASLESILTRLDDDVHAVKENLDDVKNVTTRIERFQLQVLDTVRDLLGHRASQGINCPSIFTLVKVGNTRYQLQLYCEQPDNPHPLQDGDGMYELRNVPAWLKKYAPYLQLVLIGLRYALPIVGPALTGIAGIALTEVEKAQLEASCKLLEGITAIPDVGQRIDDAFPDTRTHQVQRVTANFAELRQALLDIDPDFGGLRPRQLPENRGIAYLCVQHRQALTYPQESDAHL; encoded by the coding sequence ATGGAGAGCGGAAAAATGGCCATGGTAGAGCGCAGGATAACTTTTGCGGCCCGCTACCGTTCTACCTCGCTCAACCTGGCCGGCCTCGACTTAACAGCGTTGCCTGAATCAATTGGAAACCTTACTACATTGAATACCCTGGACCTGAGCGGCAATCAGCTTACCGTTCTCCCGGCGTCGATATTCAATATTACCGGGCTCCGCTCTATTAAATTACAGAAAAATTCACTGAGCGTTCTTCCTTCATCAATCGGCAAACTTACCAAGCTACACACTCTGGAACTAAAGAGTAACCGGCTGCGCACGCTACCTGACTCTATCGGAAAGCTTGGCTCTTTGCGGTTGCTCCAGCTGCAGGACAATCAACTAAGCGAGCTACCTGATTCAATAGTAAATCTCGCTCGACTGACTAATTTTAACGTGAGCAATAACCAAGTAGCCGCCCTACCTACGGCGATCGGTAGACTCACCAAACTGCGTACTTTTCAGCTGCAGGCAAATCAACTGAGTGCGTTGCCACATTCGATGGTGAATCTCACCAGTCTAACCAATCTTGACCTGAGCGATAACCAGTTGACTGCCCTACCTGAATTCTTCGATAAGCTCACCAGACTGAACTTTCTCCAGCTACAGCGCAACCAGCTGCACGTACTTCCAGAATCGATCGGCCATCTCGTTGCTCTTAGTCATCTAGACGCAGAGGACAATCAGCTAAACAAACTTCCTGAATCGATCGGCAGTCTTACTTCTTTGCGCTCGCTCCAGCTCCAGGGAAATGAATTACGGACTCTACCCGAGTCGATCGGCCATCTCACCTTACTAACCAGGCTGAATCTAAGCGAAAACCGACTTGACACACTTCCAGAATCGATCGGTAATCTCATTTCTTTGCGCTCCCTCCAGATACAGAAAAACCACTTGCGCACCCTCCCCGTGTCGATCGGGAATCTTAGCGAACTCACCAGCCTGCATTGGCACGAAAACGACCTCGTATTCCCGCCTCGAGAGGTGCAGGCGTTGGGAACGACAGGTCTGCAGGCGTTTTTGCGGTCCTTGTGGGCGGAAGCTAGCGAACAATGGGTATCGAAGATGCTAGTGGTCGGAGAGGCGGCGGTTGGAAAGACCTCTGTGACCAAGGTGCTTTGCGGACTACCCTACGATCCATCGGAGCCACAAACACATGGAGTGCATGTAGATCCACTAGTGTTGACGCACCCATCTCGATCAAAAATCAAAATGCGCCTAAGTGTATGGGACTTCGGTGGCCAGCTGGAGTACCGGGCGACGCAACGATTCTATCTATCCGACCGATCCTTGTTCGTCCTGGTCTGGAATAGTCGACGCGGATGGCGAGTCGGCGGACAGATAGAAGAATGGTTGCAGGCGATTAGCACGGTCGCGCCAAGTTCTCCAGTTTTTGTAGTAGCAACCCATGCTGCTGAGTCGGTGGTCGATCTGGACGAGGTCGATCTACAACGCCGCTATCCTCGTATTGTTGGCTTCGCGCGCGTTGATTGTTCTGACGGCACTGGAATCGGCGAATTGCGGGAGCGACTGGCCGCTCAGGCAGCACTGCTGCCGTTGATGGGGCAACGCTGGCCTGACGCATGGACTAGGGCGGCGGACGCGCTGTCTTCTGAGGACCGGCGGCACATTAGCGTCTCCCGCTGTGACCAACTGATGGAAGCCGTTGGTGTTGATGACGCGCAGATGCGGGCGATTATCCGGGCCGCGTTGCACGATCGCGGAGAAATCTTGCATTTTCCCTATGATCCAGAATTGGCCGACACGGTGATATTGCAGCCAGCATGGGTAGACACGATGATAACCCGGGTGCTTGACAGCCAGGAGATCGTTGACCGAGGTGGGCTGCTGTCCCGAGAGCACCGCGCTCAGCTATGGCGCGACATAGACGACGCCGGCCTGCGGGAGATGCTGACCGCACTAATGGAGCGATTCGACTTGGCGTATCGTGTCGATGCTTCCGGACACAGCGATATTGCGCTGGTCGTTGAACGGCTGCCTGCTGGGGCACCAACCCGTCTTCCCGCCGGGTGGGACAATGCACTTGACCAGCCGGGTGCAAGCCAGGTGCAAGTACGCTACAAGCTGGAATCCCGCCAGGCCGGTATCCCATCCTGGTTTATTGCACGCGAACACCGCTTCACTACGGGCACCGCTTGGTCCCGAGGTGTACTGCTCCAGTATCGCGGGCAGACGATTCCAGCCTGGGCGCTTCTGACCGACGACGGGATGGCGCAACCAACCGTAACGTTGACTGTCCGCGGTCGTGCGCCATACGCGTTCTTTTCCATTCTCGACGAAGGATTTACCGGCACTATCAAGGAGCGCTATCCCGGCCTACGACCACGCCGTATGATTCCCTGTATATGCAGCCCAACTACCACGCCATGTGAGCACGAGTTTGACGGCTCTGACGCCCAACGAGCACTGGACCACGGATTTCCGCTACAGTGCCCCAAGACATTCACCATGGTTGATGTCCGCTCCCTGCTGCTCGGTCTGCGCCCAGCATCCTTGGAGTCAATTCTCACCCGACTGGATGATGACGTACATGCAGTCAAAGAGAACCTCGACGATGTCAAAAACGTAACCACACGTATCGAACGCTTCCAACTACAAGTACTCGATACTGTTAGAGATCTTTTAGGCCACAGAGCCTCCCAGGGGATCAACTGCCCGAGTATCTTTACGCTCGTGAAAGTAGGTAACACACGTTACCAACTGCAGCTGTACTGCGAACAACCGGATAATCCCCATCCTTTGCAGGATGGCGACGGCATGTACGAACTACGCAACGTCCCGGCATGGCTCAAGAAGTACGCCCCCTACTTGCAGTTAGTCCTCATTGGGCTGCGCTATGCCTTGCCCATCGTCGGACCCGCCCTGACCGGAATCGCCGGCATCGCATTGACCGAAGTCGAAAAGGCTCAGCTCGAAGCCTCTTGCAAACTTCTTGAGGGGATTACCGCAATTCCTGATGTAGGGCAACGCATCGACGACGCCTTCCCCGACACACGAACTCACCAAGTGCAACGCGTCACCGCTAACTTCGCTGAGCTCCGCCAAGCTCTTCTCGACATCGACCCCGATTTCGGCGGGTTGAGGCCTCGCCAACTTCCTGAAAATCGAGGTATTGCCTACCTGTGCGTACAACACCGTCAAGCACTTACATACCCTCAGGAGTCTGATGCTCATCTCTAA